DNA sequence from the Chloroflexota bacterium genome:
CGACCGGTCGGAGCACGTGCCGGTCGCCGCCGCCGCGCCGGCTCCGCAAGCGAGCGCGGCCTCCATGGGACACGCCGAGGCGCAGCCGACGATGTCGGCGGCGGCGGGGATGTCCTTCGCCGGCGCCTGCCCCTCCTGCGGCAGCAGCCACCTGGTGTCGGCGGAGGGATGCCTCAAGTGCATCTCATGCGGCTACAGCGACTGCGGCTGACCTCCGAGACGGGCCGCCGGACGGGAGCGTAATCGATGAATGACGCCCCACAAGGCCAGCTCGTCAATCGGATGATCCGCGCGGCGCGGCTCGACCGTGAGCTCTACGCCGAGGTGACGGCAGACACGACGGCCACGCAGCAGGCCACGTTCGCGGTGATCATTGCCGCCCTCGCGGCGGCTATCGGGGCCTTCATCGGCTTTCAGGTTGAGCCGCCGGATCCGGGAACATTTGCCACCGGAGACCAAGAGGCTGACGACGCGAACTTCGTCTGGCTCATCTTCACCCCGATTCTGAGCGTCATCGCCTGGCTCGCCTGGGCCGGGGTCGCGTGGTTCGCCGGAACGCGGCTGATCTCCACAGACGCGCAAGACGTAGGGTTCCTGCAGGTGGCGCGCGCACTAGGATTCGCACAAGCGCCGGGCGTGCTGAACGTCGCAACATTCATCCCGGGCCTTGGAGTCATCGTGCAGATCGGCGTATGGCTCTGGGCGCTGGCCACGAGCTTCTTCGCCATCCGCGAGTCGATGCGCTTGGCGAATGGTCAGGCTATCGCAACCATGATCCTCGGCTTCATTCCGGCCTTCATCATCGGTGTCGTGATTGGGAGCGTCTTGCTCGCGGGAGCGTACGCCGGGGCGGCAACCTAGCTCCCGGCGTCGACGCCGTCACTCAGGCGCCGGCCGGTGGCTCCGCCGCCAGCACCTCCGCCGACACGGTCGCGGCGAACGGCTGGAAGGCCTCGCGCATGCGTTTCGCCAACTGCACGGCCTGCGCGTCGTAGCGCGCCGGGTCGGCCCATTGGCCGCGTGAGTCGAGCAGGTCGCCGGGCACGTCGGGGCACGTCGCGGGCACGCGCAGTCCAAAGACCGGCTCGACGGCATCCGGCACGCCGTCCAGGGCGCCGCTGAGCGCGGCGCGGATCATGGCCCGGGTGTGCGGCAACTGCACGCGGTCGCTCTCACCGGCGGGGCCGCCCAGCCAGCCGGTGTTGACCAGCCACACCTGCGGCCGGTGCTGCTCGAGCCGCTGGCCCAGCATCGCGGCGTAGGTCGGCGGCGGCAGCGGCAAGAACGGCGCGCCGAAGCAGGCGCTGAAGGTCGCCTGCGGATCGGTGACCCCGCGCTCGGTGCCGGCCACGCGCGCGGTGTAGCCAAGCAGGAAGTGATACATCGCCTGCTCGGTAGTCAAGCGTGAAATCGGCGGCAGGACGCCGAACGCGTCGGCCGCCAGCAGCACGATATTGCGGGGATGTCCGGCCATGCCGCCGGGCACCACGTTCTGCAAGTGCGAGATCGGATAGGCCCCGCGCGTGTTCTCGGTGATCTCGTCCGAGTCGAGGTCGAGCCGGCGCGTTTCGGGGTCCAGGGGAAGATTCTCCAGCACCGTGCCGAAGCGCCGCGTGGTCTGGTAAATCTCCGGCTCGTTTTCGGCGGACAGGCGAATGGTCTTGGCGTAGCAGCCGCCCTCGAAATTGAAGATCCCCGTGTCGCTCCAGCCGTGCTCGTCGTCGCCGATCATCGGCCGCTCGGGGTCGGTGGAAAGCGTGGTCTTGCCCGTGCCGGAGAGTCCGAAGAACAGCGCCACGTCGCCCTCGGCGCCAACGTTGGCCGAGCAATGCATCGACAACACGCCGCGCTGCGGCAGCAGGTAGTTGAGGATGGTGAAGATGGATTTCTTCATCTCCCCGCCGTAGGCCGTGCCGCCGATGATGATGACTCGCTCGGCGAAGTTGACCACGATGAACGTGCCCGAGTTGGTGCCATCCTCGTCCGGGTCGGCCTGAAAGCCGGGCATGTCGATGACGGTGAACTCCGGCTCGTGGCCGGCGAGCTCGTCGGCGGTGGGCACGATGAACAGGTTGCGCGCAAAGAGGTTGTGCCAGGCCAGCTCGTTGATCACCCGCACCGAGAGCCGGTAGCGGGGATCGGCGCCGGCGAAGCAGTTCTGGACGTAGAGGTTCCGTCCCTGCATGTAGGCGCGGAGACGCCCGAAGAGTCCATCGAAGCGCTCGGGCTCGAAAGGCTTGTTGTGATTGCCCCACCACACGGCGTTCGCGCGCTCGGCGTCGCGCACCACCAACTTGTCGTTTGGCGACCGTCCGGTGTGGGGAACGGTTCGCACGACCAATGGGCCCAGATGCGCGACTTCGCCTTCGCCGGCGCGCACGGCGTGCTCGTAGAGCTTGCTCGTGGGGAGATCCCAAAAGACCTGTCCGTGATTCTTGATCCCGAGCGAGGCCAGGGATCCCGCTCGAGGGTCGTCGCCTGCATCCGACACGAATCGGCCTCCTGAGTTTGGTGGCGGGCGCCTGATCGGGCCCTGCGGCCGTGCGCCAAAACCGGACGAAGCTGTCGCCCGGCGCACCGATGGTACAGATTCGCGCCGCGCAGCGATGGTTGCCGGTGGATGAGACGCTGGCGACAATGCGGGGCGGCGCGTTCAACGGGAGCCCGTGCATGCCGATTCCACTGAGTCAGGTCGACGGGATGCCCGTGTCCTCCTCCTACTTTCCGCGTCCACCCGCCCGCTATCGGGGCATGCGCGCGCAGACGGTGCTGTTCCGCGCCGACCCGAACCGCGTGGCCAATCTGCTGCCCGAGTGCCTGACGCCGGCGCCTGACGGCGAATGCGCCGCCATCGGCGTGGACGCCCCGTGGTCGAGTCACTACGGCGCGTTTCAGGGCATCGTCGTGGCGGCTGGATGCCAGTTCGAAGGGCGCGCGGGCTACTACGTCGTCGTGCAGTACCTGAACTCTCGCGGCAGCATCCCGGCGGGCCGCGAGATCTGGGGCACGCCCAAGGTCTGGGCCGACATGCGCGTGGAGCAAGTGGAACGGGTGATGGCCACCACCGCCTCGGTTGGCGGCGTGGAGGTTGCCGCCGTGCGCTCGACGGCGCACCTGGCATGTGATCCGGCCGACTTGCCCGACCTGACGCCGATGTGGCGCCTCAAGGTGATTCCCCGCGCCGACGGCGACGGGCTGGACGTATTGCAGCTCGTATCCGGCGGCCGGCAGGCCGCCGACACGGTGGTCCACGTCAGCCGCGCGGGCGACGGGGTCGTCGAGTTCCGCCCGTCGCCGGTATTCGACGTGACGGCGCTCGAGCCGCGCGAGTTCACCGGCGCCTTCTACGTCGAGTCCGACTTCACCGAGGATTTCGGGGTCATCGATCGGGACTTTCTGAAGGAGCCCTGGGAGGGTTAGGCGGCGGGGGCAGGCCCCGACGCCAGCCATTCACCCCTTCGTCATTCCCGCCTTCGGAGACCCTTGAGTAGCTCCGCCGTCACTCCGGCGAACGCCGGAATCCGGTCCGGTCGAACCGAGAGCCCGCGCCCCCGCTAGGCCGGCTGCGTCTGTTTCAGCCAGTGATTCGCGATGGCGGCTTCCGCGATCTGGATCGAGTTTGTCGCCGCGCCCTTGCGCAGGTTGTCGGACACCACCCAGAACACCAGGCCGTTCGGATGCGACATGTCCTGGCGAATCCGGCCCACCCACGTCGTGTCGTTGCCCGCCGCGTCCGACGGCATGGGGTACTGGTCGGCCGCCAGATCGTCGACGACCTGGACTCCGGGCACGTCTTCCAGCATCGCGCGCGCCTCGTCGGCGTCGAACGGCTCGCTGAACTCGGCGTGGACGGCCGCCGCATGGGCCCGGAACACCGGCACGCGCACGCAGGTGGCCGACACGGCCAGATCGGGAATGTGCATGATCTTGCGCGACTCGGCCCAGACCTTCCACTCCTCCTTGGAGTAGCCGTCGTCGCGCGGCGAGTCGATGGACGGAATCAGGTTGGAGGCGATCAGGTGCGGGAATACATCCGGGTCGACCGCCGGCGTCTCGCCGCGGGCCTGAGCGGACGTCTGCTCGGCCAGCTCTTCCATGGCCCGCCCGCCGGCGCCCGAGACCGACTGGTAGGTGTCGGCGATGATGCGCCGCAGCGGGTTCACCGCGTGCAGCGGCGCCAGCACCTGCACGATCGGCGTCGTGGAGCAGTTGGGAATGGCCACGATGCCCTGGTGCCAGGCGATGTCCTCCGCGTTGACCTCCGGCACCACCAGCGGCACCGCGTCGTCGTAGCGAAACGCCGAGCTGTCGTCGATGGCCAGCGCGCCGGACTCTGCCACGCGCGGGGCCTCGGCGCGGCTGATGTCGCCCGACGCCGATATGAGCACGAAGTCGAGACCCTCGTACACCGCGTCCTCGAGCGCCTCGACGGTGTACGGCTTGCCGTTGAACTCGATCTGCCGCCCGCGGCTGCGCGGGCTGGCCCACAGCCGCAGCTCGCGCACCGGGAACTGGCGCTCTTCCATCACCTGCAAGAACTCGCGGCCCACGGCGCCCGTGGCGCCGATCACTCCCACCGCATATCCCGCTGACATTAGGCTTCTCCCTCGGAGCTTGTGAGCAAGTGCTCCAGGCCGATCACCAGGCCGCTTAACCCGCGCACCTGTCGAACGGCCAGCAATACGCCGGGCATGAACGACTCCCGGCTCGTCGAGTCATGGCGGATCGTGAGCGTCTGCCCCTCCCCGCCGAATATCACTTCCTGATGCGCCACCAGGCCCGGCAGTCGCACGCTGTGCACTCGCACGCCGCCGCGCACGCCGCCGCGGACGCCCTCCAGCGTGAAGGCCTCGGTGGCGGCGTCCTGGGCGGGATGCCCGCCGCGCGCGCGCACGATCAGCTCCGCCGTGCGCGCCGCCGTTCCCGAGGGCGCGTCGCGCTTCCGGTCGTGGTGCAGCTCGATCACCTCGACGCTGTCCAGGTGTGGGGCCGCCATCGCGGCCATCTGCATCATCAGCACGGCGCCGATGGCGAAGTTGGGCGCAATGAACGCCCCCATGCCCGTGGCGTCCGCGCGTTCGCGAATGGCCGCCACTTGGTCGTGCGACATCCCGGTCGTGCCGATCACCGGCGACACGCCGGCGTCCAGCGCCTCCAGCGCATGGTCCGCCGCCGCCTCGGCAACCGAGAAGTCCACCACGACCTCGGGCGATGCCGCCTCAACGGCCTTGCCGAACTCCGTGAAGAACGGCGCGCTCCCAGGCGACGGCACCCGGTTGATCCGGGCGACAAGCTCCAGGTCGTCGGCGCCCTCCACGGCCGCCACGACCGCTTGGCCCATTTGGCCGCTGGAACCAAGCACGGCTACTCGAAACATGTTTCCGCCCTAGTCGAACCTGCGACCGCCGCGCTGGGGGCGGCGCGGACGACCGCCGCCGCGTCCGCCCGGCCCGTTGCGGCGACCGCCGCCGCGCGGCCCATCGCGTCCCGGCCGCGGCGGCGCCGTGGCCAGCGTCTCGGCGGGTGTCAGGTCTTGCAGCACCGCGCGCCGCGACAGGTTGATGCGGCCCAGGTGATCGACCTCAACCACCATCACCATGATGTCGTCCCCTTCGGACACGACGTCATTGACCGAGCCCACCGGCTCCTCGGCCAGCTCATTGATCGGAACCAAGCCTTCCTTGCCGGGCACGATCTCGACAAACGCGCCAAAGTTCATGATACGCGTCACCTTGCCCAGAACCGTGCGGCCAATCTCGACCTCGCCCGTCAGGTCCTTGATCATCTGGACGGCGCGGTCGGTACCCTCGCGGGTGGCCCCGCCGACGGTCACCGTGCCGTCCTCCTCGATGTCGATGCTGGCCCCGGTCTCGGCCTCCAGGCGGCGGATCATCTTTCCGCCCGGCCCGATCACCGCGCCGATGCTGTCCGGCGGGATCGAGATCTGCGTGATCTTGGGCGCGAACTCGCCCACGTCGTCGCGCGGTTCGGCAATGCTCACCCGCATCACATCCAGGATTTGCAGCCGCGCCTCGCGGGCCCGCTGCACCGCCGCCTCGATCATCTCGGGGGTCAGATGCTTGACCTTGATGTCGACCTGGACCGCCGTGACGCCCTCGGCCGTGCCCGCCACCTTGAAGTCCATGTCGCCGAAGTGATCCTCGGCGCCCTGGATGTCGGTGAGGGCCACGAACTTGCCGTCGTCGCCGACGATAAGGCCGATCGAGATCCCCGCGACCGGGGCCTTGAGCGGCACGCCGGCATCCATCAGGCTCAGCGTGCTGCCGCAGGTCGACGCCATCGAGGTCGACCCGTTGGACGACAGCACCTCCGACACCACGCGGATGGTGTAAGGGAAGTCTTTCAGGTCAGGCAGCACCGGCGCGATGGCGCGCTCGGCCAGCGCGCCGTGGCCAACCTCGCGGCGCTTCGGCGATCCCAGCCGTCCGGTTTCGCCGCTGGCATACGGCGGCATGTTGTAGTGGTGGATGTAGCGCTTGGGCTGGGCCATGGCTTCCAGGTCCGTGAGCCCGATGCGCTGCACGTCGCGCGGCGTGCCGAGCGTGGTCACCGCCAGCACCTGGGTCTCGCCGCGCTGAAACAGGCCGGTGCCGTGAATGCGCGGCAGCACGCCCACCCGCGCCGAGAGCTTGCGCAGCGCGGATTCGTCGCGTCCGTCCGGGCGAATCCCCTCATTGAGGATCAGCGCGCGCACCGCCTCTGCCTCCACGTCGTGCAAGGCGTCGTCGATCCTCGCGGCATCGTGGTCGTCGCCAAGCTCGGTCTCGGCGTCCGCGGCGACCGCCCCGAGCAGCGCCTTGCGCTCCGCGCGATCCATCACCCGCGCCGCGTCCTGAATCCTGGACCCGTAGCGCTCGCTGACCGCTTCGATCAGCTCGTCGGCGGGCTTGATGATGTCCACGTCACGCGCCGGCTTGCCGGCCAGGTCCTTCAGTTGCAGCTGGATGTCGACCAGGCCCTGGAGCTGCTCTTGGCCCCAGTTGATCGCGCGCACCACGGTGTCGTCGGGCACCACCTGGGCCCCGGCCTCGAGCATCACCACGCCGTCGCGCGTGCCGGCCACGACCAGGTCGAGCTCCGGCTCACCGCCCTCGGGGTCGATGGGCGCGTTGGCCACCAGCTCGTCACCGTCCAGACCTACCCGCAGGGCGCCCACGGGTCCTTCGTAAGGCAGCCCGGTGAGCATCAACGCGGCCGAGGCGGCCACGATGCCCATCACGTCGGGCTCGTTCTCCCCGTCGTGCGTCAGCAGCGTCAGGACGATCTGCGTGTCATTGCGCATCCCATCGGGGAACAGCGGCCGAATGCAGCGGTCCGCGAGGCGGCCGGCAAGGATTCCCGACAGCGGCGGACGGCCCTCGCGGCGCAGCACGCTGCCGGGAATGC
Encoded proteins:
- a CDS encoding YIP1 family protein, translating into MNDAPQGQLVNRMIRAARLDRELYAEVTADTTATQQATFAVIIAALAAAIGAFIGFQVEPPDPGTFATGDQEADDANFVWLIFTPILSVIAWLAWAGVAWFAGTRLISTDAQDVGFLQVARALGFAQAPGVLNVATFIPGLGVIVQIGVWLWALATSFFAIRESMRLANGQAIATMILGFIPAFIIGVVIGSVLLAGAYAGAAT
- the pckA gene encoding phosphoenolpyruvate carboxykinase (ATP); its protein translation is MSDAGDDPRAGSLASLGIKNHGQVFWDLPTSKLYEHAVRAGEGEVAHLGPLVVRTVPHTGRSPNDKLVVRDAERANAVWWGNHNKPFEPERFDGLFGRLRAYMQGRNLYVQNCFAGADPRYRLSVRVINELAWHNLFARNLFIVPTADELAGHEPEFTVIDMPGFQADPDEDGTNSGTFIVVNFAERVIIIGGTAYGGEMKKSIFTILNYLLPQRGVLSMHCSANVGAEGDVALFFGLSGTGKTTLSTDPERPMIGDDEHGWSDTGIFNFEGGCYAKTIRLSAENEPEIYQTTRRFGTVLENLPLDPETRRLDLDSDEITENTRGAYPISHLQNVVPGGMAGHPRNIVLLAADAFGVLPPISRLTTEQAMYHFLLGYTARVAGTERGVTDPQATFSACFGAPFLPLPPPTYAAMLGQRLEQHRPQVWLVNTGWLGGPAGESDRVQLPHTRAMIRAALSGALDGVPDAVEPVFGLRVPATCPDVPGDLLDSRGQWADPARYDAQAVQLAKRMREAFQPFAATVSAEVLAAEPPAGA
- a CDS encoding acetoacetate decarboxylase family protein, which gives rise to MPIPLSQVDGMPVSSSYFPRPPARYRGMRAQTVLFRADPNRVANLLPECLTPAPDGECAAIGVDAPWSSHYGAFQGIVVAAGCQFEGRAGYYVVVQYLNSRGSIPAGREIWGTPKVWADMRVEQVERVMATTASVGGVEVAAVRSTAHLACDPADLPDLTPMWRLKVIPRADGDGLDVLQLVSGGRQAADTVVHVSRAGDGVVEFRPSPVFDVTALEPREFTGAFYVESDFTEDFGVIDRDFLKEPWEG
- a CDS encoding aspartate-semialdehyde dehydrogenase, whose product is MSAGYAVGVIGATGAVGREFLQVMEERQFPVRELRLWASPRSRGRQIEFNGKPYTVEALEDAVYEGLDFVLISASGDISRAEAPRVAESGALAIDDSSAFRYDDAVPLVVPEVNAEDIAWHQGIVAIPNCSTTPIVQVLAPLHAVNPLRRIIADTYQSVSGAGGRAMEELAEQTSAQARGETPAVDPDVFPHLIASNLIPSIDSPRDDGYSKEEWKVWAESRKIMHIPDLAVSATCVRVPVFRAHAAAVHAEFSEPFDADEARAMLEDVPGVQVVDDLAADQYPMPSDAAGNDTTWVGRIRQDMSHPNGLVFWVVSDNLRKGAATNSIQIAEAAIANHWLKQTQPA
- the dapB gene encoding 4-hydroxy-tetrahydrodipicolinate reductase; the protein is MFRVAVLGSSGQMGQAVVAAVEGADDLELVARINRVPSPGSAPFFTEFGKAVEAASPEVVVDFSVAEAAADHALEALDAGVSPVIGTTGMSHDQVAAIRERADATGMGAFIAPNFAIGAVLMMQMAAMAAPHLDSVEVIELHHDRKRDAPSGTAARTAELIVRARGGHPAQDAATEAFTLEGVRGGVRGGVRVHSVRLPGLVAHQEVIFGGEGQTLTIRHDSTSRESFMPGVLLAVRQVRGLSGLVIGLEHLLTSSEGEA
- a CDS encoding polyribonucleotide nucleotidyltransferase — protein: MHRVETELGGRTFSLETGELAGQADGAVVARYGDTTLLATVVCSSPRQGLDFFPLQVEFEERAYSIGRIPGSVLRREGRPPLSGILAGRLADRCIRPLFPDGMRNDTQIVLTLLTHDGENEPDVMGIVAASAALMLTGLPYEGPVGALRVGLDGDELVANAPIDPEGGEPELDLVVAGTRDGVVMLEAGAQVVPDDTVVRAINWGQEQLQGLVDIQLQLKDLAGKPARDVDIIKPADELIEAVSERYGSRIQDAARVMDRAERKALLGAVAADAETELGDDHDAARIDDALHDVEAEAVRALILNEGIRPDGRDESALRKLSARVGVLPRIHGTGLFQRGETQVLAVTTLGTPRDVQRIGLTDLEAMAQPKRYIHHYNMPPYASGETGRLGSPKRREVGHGALAERAIAPVLPDLKDFPYTIRVVSEVLSSNGSTSMASTCGSTLSLMDAGVPLKAPVAGISIGLIVGDDGKFVALTDIQGAEDHFGDMDFKVAGTAEGVTAVQVDIKVKHLTPEMIEAAVQRAREARLQILDVMRVSIAEPRDDVGEFAPKITQISIPPDSIGAVIGPGGKMIRRLEAETGASIDIEEDGTVTVGGATREGTDRAVQMIKDLTGEVEIGRTVLGKVTRIMNFGAFVEIVPGKEGLVPINELAEEPVGSVNDVVSEGDDIMVMVVEVDHLGRINLSRRAVLQDLTPAETLATAPPRPGRDGPRGGGRRNGPGGRGGGRPRRPQRGGRRFD